The Equus quagga isolate Etosha38 chromosome 2, UCLA_HA_Equagga_1.0, whole genome shotgun sequence genome has a window encoding:
- the DCLRE1A gene encoding DNA cross-link repair 1A protein, which produces MLEDAFLEEDIWEYKSKRKPKPGHPNNRSETIPESVEKVTDGKYQSKRNRNKKRTVQAKEKVKDPEMCLGETVSQTSVASGENSSCRVGIQPSQDKETTPGKHCRTHKNKHMSPKIRPVYDGYCPKCQMPFSSLLGQTPRWHVFECLDSLPVSETECPEGLLCTSAIPSHYKKYTHLLLAQSRAGNGPLSSPSHGSDGSFSKTNSGSLCSLEEEWSLYQKQSENLKNVSADPLLVTPCLRKSQAPLETNKKISSLTNIQTSQHPPQFKQFVNNYKLVGVGLPLAEELDSQNNSEHISLPLPENDVSSCEISYSPLQSDEETYEIDEKLGDSQQELFFTDSSKDGSQEEDDNSSPLFKKFHGPFLKDQEESRPEVYSFLTQDKYNEELSEYNAVNDSSQIIFQNENILCGDPVFAAADFRLFPPALARGPASSYQATKAKPDEPEFHSSQSNKQKQVIEESAVCNQTSLPLLTSEMSKPFASQGGDCLSFHPTQSKIREVSSKNLSAKNSANSTCSCRKVAAPNTGKFCSTPTAAKSLKILPSSPKCNATQPSTKVMKQMDIGVYFGLPPKRKEEKLLGKSALEGMNLNPVVSPNEKRSRQRKRKAQKSLSDLEFDAKNLNESQLSVELSSEKSQRQRKRLKKSHSLQEGARQKRSDRRVNKTESGIVNLSKDKVFIKSACGRLQRGNTKIPESSNAGELRKKTCPFYKKIPGTGFTVDAFQYGLVEGCTAYFLTHFHSDHYAGLSKNFTFPVYCSEITGNLLKCKLHVQEQYIHPLPMDTGCIVNGVKVVFLDANHCPGAVMILFYLPNGNVMLHTGDFRADPSMERSLLASQRVHTLYLDTTYCSPEYSFPSQQEVIQFVINTAFEAVTLNPCTLVVCGTYSIGKEKVFLAIADVLGSKVGMSQEKYKTLQCLNIPEINSLITTDMCNSLVHLLPMMQINFKGLQSHLKKCGGKYDRILAFRPTGWTHSNKLTSIADVLPRTKGNISIYGVPYSEHSSFLEMKRFVQWLKPQKIIPTVNVGTWKSRSTMEKYFKEWKLEAGY; this is translated from the exons ATGTTAGAAGACGCTTTTTTGGAAGAAGACATCTGGGAATACAAAtccaaaagaaaaccaaaaccaggACATCCAAATAATCGCTCTGAGACTATTCCTGAATCTGTTGAAAAAGTAACAGATGGAAAATACCAGTCAAAacgaaacagaaataaaaaaaggactGTACAAGCTAAAGAAAAGGTGAAGGACCCTGAAATGTGCCTTGGAGAAACAGTTAGTCAGACTTCTGTAGCTTCTGGTGAGAATTCTAGTTGTAGAGTTGGTATCCAGCCGTCCCAAGACAAGGAGACCACTCCAGGAAAGCACTGTAGgactcacaaaaacaaacacatgtcTCCAAAGATACGTCCAGTTTATGATGGATACTGTCCCAAATGCCAGATGCCTTTTTCTTCATTGCTAGGTCAAACTCCTCGATGGCATGTGTTTGAGTGTCTGGATTCTCTGCCAGTCTCTGAAACAG AGTGTCCTGAAGGTCTTCTGTGTACTTCAGCAATTCCTTCTCATTACAAGAAATACACACACCTCCTGCTAGCTCAAAGCAGGGCTGGTAATGGTCCTTTGAGCAGTCCCTCACATGGGTCAGATGGTAGTTTCAGTAAGACTAATTCGGGCTCTCTTTGTAGCCTTGAGGAAGAATGGTCTCTGTATCAGAAACAATCTgagaacttaaaaaatgtttcagcTGATCCCTTGTTGGTGACACCGTGTCTAAGAAAATCTCAGGCTCCACTTGAAACCAATAAaaagatttcctctttgacaAATATCCAAACATCCCAGCACCCTCCACAATTCAAACAATTTGTTAATAATTACAAACTGGTAGGAGTTGGTTTGCCTCTTGCTGAAGAATTAGACAGCCAAAACAACTCGGAGCACATAAGTTTGCCATTGCCAGAAAATGACGTTAGCAGCTGTGAAATTTCCTATTCTCCACTTCAAAGTGATGAAGAAACTTACGAGATAGATGAAAAGCTGGGTGATTCACAACAGGAACTATTTTTTACAGACAGCTCTAAAGATGGCAGCCAAGAAGAAGATGACAACAGCtctcctttgtttaaaaaattccatgGTCCCTTTCTGAAGGACCAGGAGGAGAGCCGCCCTGAAGTGTATAGCTTCTTAACTCAAGATAAATACAATGAAGAATTGTCCGAATACAATGCTGTAAATGATTCgtctcaaattattttccaaaatgagaatattttgtgTGGTGATCCAGTATTTGCTGCTGCTGATTTTAGGTTGTTCCCACCTGCATTAGCAAGGGGTCCTGCTTCTAGTTACCAAGCCACTAAAGCAAAACCTGATGAGCCAGAATTTCACTCATCtcaatcaaataaacaaaaacaggtaATTGAAGAATCAGCTGTTTGCAATCAAACTTCCCTTCCGTTACTTACGAGTGAAATGTCTAAACCTTTTGCAAGCCAGGGAGGAGACTGTCTTTCTTTCCACCCAACCCAAAGTAAAATTAGAGAAGTATCAAGTAAAAACCTCAGTGCTAAGAACAGTGCTAACTCAACATGTTCCTGCAGGAAAGTTGCAGCGCCAAATACAGGGAAATTTTGTAGTACACCTACTGCTGCTAAGTCTTTGAAAATATTGCCATCTAGTCCTAAGTGTAATGCAACACAGCCTTCTACCAAGGTCATGAAGCAAATGGATATAGGTGTGTACTTTGGACTACCacccaaaagaaaagaagagaaattgctgGGGAAAAGTGCGCTGGAAGGGATGAACTTAAATCCAGTTGTAAGTCCTAATGAAAAGAGGTCCCGGCAGCGCAAGAGGAAAGCCCAAAAATCTTTAAGTGACTTAGAATTTGATGCAAAGAATTTAAATGAGAGTCAGCTTTCTGTGGAACTTTCTAGTGAGAAGTCACAGCGTCAAAGAAAGAGACTTAAAAAGTCACATTCCCTGCAGGAAGGAGCACGTCAGAAGAGGTCAGATCGCCGGGTGAACAAGACAGAATCTGGAATAGTCAACTTAAGTAAAGACAAAGTCTTCATCAAATCAGCTTGTGGCAGGCTGCAGAGAGGGAACACGAAAATCCCGGAGTCATCCAATGCAggagaattaagaaaaaagacatgTCCATTCTATAAGAAAATACCTG GAACGGGCTTTACAGTCGATGCCTTTCAGTATGGTTTGGTTGAAGGTTGCACAGCCTATTTTCTCACACATTTTCATTCTGATCATTATGCTGGATTGTCTAAAAATTTCACATTTCCAGTGTATTGTAGCGAG ATAACTGGCAATTTGTTGAAGTGCAAACTTCATGTGCAAGAACAGTATATCCATCCGTTGCCAATGGACACTGGCTGTATAGTGAATGGTGtcaaagttgtttttcttgatgCCAATCA CTGTCCAGGTGCTGTCATGATCCTTTTTTATCTTCCTAATGGTAATGTCATGTTACACACTGGAGACTTCCGAGCAGATCCCAGCATGGAACGTTCTCTTCTCGCGAGCCAGAGAGTCCACACGCTTTACTTAGACACCAC ATATTGCAGCCCAGAATACTCCTTTCCGTCTCAGCAAGAGGTTATCCAGTTTGTCATCAACACTGCCTTTGAGGCTGTAACTCTAAACCCATGTACTCTTGTTGTCTGTGGCACTTATTCtattggaaaagagaaagtcTTCCTAG CCATTGCTGATGTTTTAGGTTCAAAGGTGGGCATGtcccaagaaaaatataaaacattacagTGTCTCAATATACCGGAAATTAATTCCCTCATCACTACAGACATGTGCAATTCACTGGTTCACCTTCTCCCAATGATGCAAATTAATTTTAAG GGCTTACAGAGTCATTTGAAGAAGTGTGGTGGAAAATATGATCGGATTTTGGCTTTTCGACCTACAGGATGGACACATTCTAATAAGTTAACTAGTATAGCAGATGTCCTTCCCCGGACCAAAGGAAACATTTCAATATATG GAGTTCCTTATAGTGAACACAGCAGCTTCTTAGAAATGAAACGTTTTGTTCAGTGGCTGAAGCCGCAGAAAATCATACCTACCGTGAATGTCGGCACCTGGAAATCGAGGAGCacaatggagaaatattttaaagagtggAAACTAGAAGCTGGATATTGA